The DNA window atattctataaaataaaaaataaatttaatatatataaaataaaggaAAAGGTTCACAATAACTTTTATGTAATTTCCAGATCTCTTGTAAGCACATTATAATTTTGATAGATTtccttatttttatttctttttcttgatGTGGGTTGTGAAACTGTTAATCACAACTGTTATAAGTTTATCGATTAACTTTGGTTATATAACATGATGAATTCACATTTGATGAGTTTTActatattttgattattgatTAATACATTATATATAGTCGCAGATTCATTTGTATTGGATGTTCATATTcagtaataattattttaattgattgttATAGCTCTcctaaaaaattgattttgggGAGTTTTAAAGTTAGTTGACCAataatgaagagttttgggattaattgctcaaaaaagtatatattgaattagatgatcccgtgtcacaagttcagggggcgcatTAACCTTTGTTCTATATAAGATAAAGGAAAAGAAACAGGTCATGTTACATCGAACTATGACCAGTTCGATCGAACCAACTGCCTCCAAGTAAGGCAGTAATTCACATGCCTGATTTGATCGAACCAAGCATGTTTTGATCGAACCGGACCTGTTTTTATGTATAGGGGTAATTGGGTCCAGCAGAGACTTGTTTGTACTACTTCTAATTAGACTAGGGTTTGaagagtttttttttccttttgagATGCCTCTATAAATATCTTtttgtaaaaacaaaaattaggaGTTAGCCTATATCTATAATTTTTACCTACTTTTCTCAATTTCTagctttttaaattattattaatcttgaaaaaagttgaaaattattattattattaataaagtttattatttaaaagtgaCTATTCTGGGTATTAtccatatttatattttgttagcCTATATCTATAATTTTTACCTACTTTTCTCAATTTCTagctttttaaattattattaatcttgaaaaaagttgaaaattattattattaataaagtttattatttaaaagtgaCTATTCTGGGTATTAtccatatttatattttatttttttatcttatattttagtttgtatttttatttatataaatagcTAAACTCTAAATTTAGAGATTGATATGGATTTCCAATTGGATAATTGATTGAATATGGTTTATCAAATATCTAAAATTTCCCTCACCAGATTTAGATTCCTGACTATGTCAACTAATTAATTTCagtataaaatcaaatataactctattattaataataatgaataatAACAACGTCGGTGCCTGTGAATCTAAACGAATGAAAAAAACGAACAAAAGTGtttcagaaaaagaaaaaaaaactaaaaatagttCTTGTAGCTCATTCCTCTTTTAAGTCTTCCTAGTACCCACTCTTTTCCCTGCACACAATTTTCATTTGTAAAATATCAGCAAAACTATATACgaaaaataaagtaattaatcataaataaatatctttctaataaaaaaaatcaaaacttatcAATTGGATGGGCATGATTACTTAATTTTAAGTTTGTTTTTTAAACAATGAATTAAgttgttttattatatattattatgatCAATCCATCAATCATGATTAGTATACAGTTATAGTACAATTGTTTGAATTTATCTGATGCAACGTTGGTCGTGTCACGTCATTTTTACTACAAACTAATGAACATTTGCGATAGGATatctttaattataatttattttttttattattaaatatatacacaTAGTTAACGTcttattggtttgttgcacgaatgacgtggcaTAACCGTATAATTATCCTTGAATTAATCACCTTGCAGTAGCAATCTTCCAAGTGACACTGATCATTAGGCAATCGATATTTCTCCATTCTCCAATGAGTTTTGGTGGCATTTTTTTGAGAACTTCCTGAGAAATAAGTGAATTGGGTTTTGAAGGCAAAAACATTTCCATCAGAATTAAAAACTGGTTGTTCTTGACCATTTGCTCTCCAAAACCCTAATCCATCTCCAACAATTCTATTTGATGATCTTTTTACAAACTCTTCGCCTTCATGAATAAAAAAGTACCATTCTCTTTCTCCACATGAATATGTCACTGAAATTACACAAAGATCGtgaaattattataaaactaaataattttgatttttttaatatagaatTTAGTACGTCAAGATTCGATTACTTGAATTTCAATCACAAAGTCACATATTTGTTGTAGCTAGATACTACAATAGATGccataatattttatatttaagttATGTTTGAATTATGGAATAAAATAGATATTTGTTAGCTTTTGAGAGGgatattttttctattaattcatGATTAGCAATTCCATAAAGATATAATTCCAAAAACCAAAATAAGTAAtagtttttttagataaatggtgatttataaaacaaaatcacaaaagGTGGAAGGCAAAACACCAAAAGACGGATCAATCAAAAAATATGGTAATCTAAACatctaaataaattagtttTGGAATAAGTAAAATGCTGATTTAACGAAGCATTGAACAAAACCGCCTTACAAGTACTTGAGTAAGCCAACGAATCAGAATAACCATAAAGGACATTGAACACTTTGATGTTTCTTACTTTCCATAATTCCAAATACCGAAAAACCAAATAAGAAAAGAAACAGTTATTCTAAATGTAATAGCCATTCTATTCTCGAGAATTCGAGATGAAAAAAGCAAATATCATATTATTCCGAGACCTAGAACTTAAAACAAATTCCATTCTTGTTATGTATGAGAGATATGTTGTATATTGAGACGACAAATATGTTGCATCGAAAAGAAAAACTTTTGAGTATTTAGAAATCTAGAAATTCTTTTTCACTTGTATGTATTCGAGACTtagatattatttaaaattttaaattgaagaaTTTTAAAGAAACATTTTTCATCAGATTCGTAGATTTCACCGTTTGGTAGGAAAAAGTTACTATTGATTATGAAGAATTTTAACGGTCTATGAATGTCACCATTTGATTGGGAAAATGGAAAAAGCTGTTATTGTGGATCCATAAATTGTGAAAATTTGTATCATTCAAAttcttcatttaaaatttaattatgccCAAAATAATCATATAAATCTATGATTTTGATATTCAACCTAAACagaaaatttacaaataaaaaaaaattcaatccaaacgatgcgttagaaaaattctaaaaataattcaaagttCGTTTTTCAAAACCTAACAAAACTTACAGTACTTTGGTACTTAGCAAATTCCTCACTAAACCAAAATTTGAAACCTAGAAACCTAATGCCCATGCTACGATGAACATTACCTCTGTGCGTGCCCATGCCCTCTCACACAGCTTTCGCAAACCTGCACGAAATCTGCCCTAGGAGAGTCGGGCAGCAGTATGCATTTTGAAAATAACTTAAACGACAAGAAATcgagataaaaataaaattacgtACCAAGATTACTGGGAGGTTTGCTATGGAGCTCATCGTCGTCAATATCTTCGAAATCATGAGGAGGAAGAGACTCGTAATCCGAAACTTTGTTCATCAAATAATGAGTTATTAATTCTTCATCAGTAGGCAAGAATTTGTAGCCTGGTGGCATTTGTGAGAGAATATTTTGGACTGGCATTTGTTAATTCAATTCCAAGTTAAATAGTTTGTCAACTTGCTGTCTAAGTTAATTGTGTTGTGTATTTATAGGCACAAAGTTTACAACAAAATTAACAACTTGTTAGGGATTTTAATTGAATAAGTAATACTAGACGGCATGGAGTATTGGATTGTTATATTATGACGGAGTCCTAATAGAGACTCATAAACgacattttgaaaatttgaaaattttatacatatcaaattttattatattatggcaattaatcaaataaattattaaataaacaaatatctttaaatatactcaaaatttaaactcataattttagaaatatatttgaAGTTAATGCTTTAAAgttttataaatattcaaaaaatgaTCGGTACCGGACTATAGGTCCGAACACAATCTCGTACCGACTCCTACAAATGATCGGGAAGACCGAATTCTTCAGGGTTTGTCCGTCTAGGCTGAATCCGTTGGGGTTTGCTTTGAGAAATATTCTCCGATCAATTATCACATTCGGATAAgtcttaattatttaaaaaaatactcgTATCGATCTAAAAAAATAGAGATAGAATTCTATTTTGAACTAAAAATCATCACGACATGGGAGACCTAATTCTATTCGTATTGCCTACAAACAcacattaatattattactcTTTAAACTCTTAAACTATTTGAAGACGTCTATACTGACTTGATCATCAGAGCGCTCATCAGACGATGggctgattttttttatctcaatgCTCATTGAACAATCACCATCCGATTAGCGTTCTAACCATTATTTTACATGATACATGTCGAGAAGTCAGACTTCAATAATCCAATAAGACgataaaatttaagaataagtTCATGTAATTATATTGAGGTTTCAACTTTTGACACAGGGTTTTCTGAAATTTTATACATCATAAAGACTCATGTGATGTGAATTAATATTAGCAAAAACTGTTCCATTTTTGTATTAAATGATACATCAAACTAAAATATACTTAATCGATATAAATA is part of the Mercurialis annua linkage group LG3, ddMerAnnu1.2, whole genome shotgun sequence genome and encodes:
- the LOC126675027 gene encoding NAC domain-containing protein 72-like, encoding MPVQNILSQMPPGYKFLPTDEELITHYLMNKVSDYESLPPHDFEDIDDDELHSKPPSNLVTYSCGEREWYFFIHEGEEFVKRSSNRIVGDGLGFWRANGQEQPVFNSDGNVFAFKTQFTYFSGSSQKNATKTHWRMEKYRLPNDQCHLEDCYCKGKEWVLGRLKRGMSYKNYF